The genomic window GGTGGGCATCACGTCGATCCGCCGCGACCTGCCTGCCGACATCAGCACCGCGAAGCTCAACGAGACCATCGACGAGCTCAACGGCAATCCCGAGTGCACCGGCTACATCGTGCAGCTGCCGCTACCCAAGCATCTGGACGAGAACGCGGCGCTGGAACGTGTCGACCCGGGCAAGGACGCCGACGGGCTGCACCCGACCAACCTGGGCCGGCTGGTGCTGAACAACCCCGCGCCGCTCCCGTGCACGCCGCGCGGCATCGTCCACTTGTTGCGGCGTTACGGCGTCGAGATCGCCGGGGCGCACGTCGTGGTCATCGGCCGCGGTGTCACGGTCGGCCGCCCGCTGGGGCTGCTGCTGACCCGCCGCTCGGAGAACGCCACAGTGACGTTGTGCCACACCGGAACTCGTGATCTGCCGACGCTCACCAGACAGGCGGACATCGTCGTCGCCGCCGTTGGCGTGCCGCATCTGCTGACGGCGGGCATGGTCCGTCCGGGTGCCGCCGTGCTCGACGTCGGCGTCAGCCGCACCGACAGCGGCCTGGTTGGCGATGTGCACCCGGACGTCTGGGAGGTCGCCGGTCACGTATCACCGAATCCCGGCGGTGTCGGCCCGCTGACCCGGGCGTTCCTGCTGACCAACGTGGTCGAGTTGGCCGAGAAGCGGTGACCTCGGCGGGTGTCGCGGCGAAAGCACAATGGCCGGCCCTGCTGGTCGGGCTGATCTTCGTCATTGCCTTCGTCTTGGTCGGGGCGGACTTCTGGCGGCGTGGTTCGCTGCTGATCGGCATCGGCGTCGGCGTCGCGGCGGGACTGCGATTGCTGCTGCCCGACGAGCGGGCCGGTCTGCTGGCGGTGCGCAGCAAAGGCATCGACTTCGTCACCACCGCGACGGTCGGTGCGGCGATGGTCTACATCGCGTGGACGATCGATCCGCTTGGTACCGGCTAGATTCCGGGTCCGGTGATCTGCGGCAGCCCCGCCCCGGCACCGCCGGGTACCCCGGCGCCGGGCACGGCGCCGGTAATTCCCGGCATGGGGGCGCCGGGCATACCGCCGGGCATTCCGGGCATGACGTTGTTGATGCCGGGCACTCCCGGCATACCGGCGCCGGGCGTACCGCCTGGCATTCCGGGCATCGCCCCGCCGGGCAGCCCAGACATGTTGCCGTTGACCAGGTTTGAGATCTCCGCCGGACAGTACGACTGAATCGCGATGGTGGTGAACGTCTGCGCCATCGCGGGCGACATGCCCCGCCGTCGGATGCTGGCGACGGCCCCGGCGAAGCTGCCGCCCGGCTGGGCGATCATCGGGCAGATCGATTCACCCACTGCCATCGCGTTTCCCGGTTGGCCGAAGTCGATGCCGGCATGGTTGAGCGCGTCGATGAAAGCGTCGTCGGCGGTGGCGTCCGCCCCGGCCGGCGCGGCAACCGCGGACGCCATGGTGAGTAGGGCGGCGGCGACCATCAGCAACCGAATCACCAGCGGCTGTTGACGAAACATCCATACCCAACTATGAGTTCGTTCAAGCACTTTCATGACAGCTTCCCCATCTGCCGCGGAGTGCTCGGCCGGCACTCAAATCACTCTTGAAACCTTGGGGCATGACTGTCACGTTTGGAATACGGCGGGATCAAGGTTTGCGAACTATGCGTTTCGTGAGTGCGACGCAGTCGAGACATCGGTTATTGACCCGAAGCCGTTTCGGAGCGTTTCGAAGTCAATCGACGCCACACTGTGATCTGACACGTGGCGCGACGGGAAGATTTCTGGCTGCGAGATGGGCGAGAATCCGGCGCATGACGACGAATCGCGGCTGTCCCGTCGACCTTTCCACGCAGAGGGGGATCTCGCGCCAGAATTTTCTTCGCGGCACCGTCGGGGTCCTGGCGACGGGCGCGATGTTCGGCGCGACCCGTGCGTCGGCGGACCCCGTCAACGCCGCGGCCGGGTGGAGCGGGCTGGCCTCGACGATCGGTGGCAGCGTCTTGCTGCCCGCCAGCGGCGCCCAGTTCTCGACGGGCAAACAGGTCTTCAATTCGCTGTACAACAACTCCACCCCGGCGGCGGTGGTCACGGTGTCGTCGCAGGCTGATGTGCAAAAGGCGGTGGCGTTCGCAACGGCCAACAATCTGAAGATCGCTCCGCGCGGGGGTGGGCATTCCTACATCGGCGCGTCCAGTGCCAACGGCACCATGGTGCTCGACCTGCGCGGGCTTCCCGGCGGGGCGAACTTCGACGGTGGCAGCGGCAATGTCACGGTGACCCCGGCGACGAATCTCTTTGCGGTACAACAGGCGTGCGCCGGGTCCGGTCGCGCGATCCCGATCGGCAGTTGCCCCACCGTCGGTGTCGCGGGGCTGACGCTGGGTGGCGGGATCGGGGCCGACTCGCGTCATGCGGGGCTGGCGTGCGACGCGCTGCAATCGGCGACGGTGGTGTTGCCCAGCGGCGAGGTGGTCACCGCTTCCGCCAACGATCATCCGGATCTGTTCTGGGCGTTGCGCGGTGGCGGCGGGGGCAATTTCGGCGTGACCACGTCAATGACGTTCGGCACCTTCGCCACCGGTGACACCGACATCGTGCGGCTCAACTTCGCGCCGTCGTCGGCGGTGCAGGTGCTGGTCGGCTGGCAGACGTGGCTGAACGGGGCCGACCGCAATACCTGGGCGATGGTCGACCTCTCGGTCGGCTCGGGCCAGCCCGACTGCCACATCCTGGCGACCTGTCCCGCAGGCGGGGGCGCGGCGGTGACCGACGCGCTGAAGTCCGCGGTTGGCTTGCAGCCCACCGCGGTACAGAACAAGACGATGAACCGGATGGACCTGGTGACCTATCTGGCAGGCGGCAGTTCGACGTCGCCGCCGCGCGGCTTCGTCGCGGGGTCCGACGTGGTGCCCACCATCAATTCCGCTGCGGCCCATGCCATTGCCACCGCGATCGGCCAGTGGCCGGCCAGCGGCGGGCAGGCGTCGCTGCTGGTGGACCCGCTGGGCGGCGCCGTGGCTGACGTGGCGCCCGCGGACTCGGCGTTTCCGTGGCGCAAGCAGTCGGCGGTGCTGCAGTGGTATGTCGAGCCGGCCGCCAACCAGGTGACGGCCGCGACGCAGTGGTTGAGCTCGGCGCACCAAGCGGTGCAACAGTTCTCGGCCGGCGGATACGTGAACTACCTCGAGCCCAACCCGTCGGCGTCCCGCTATTTCGGTTCGAACCTTTCACAGCTGAGCGCCGTTCGGCAGAAGTACGACCCCCACAAGGTGATGTTTTCGGGGCTGAACTTCTAGAGGGGTCAGCGGCCAAGTAAGCGACGGCGGTGTTCAAGGAATTCCTCGTGGGTCAACCATCCCTGATCGCGAAGCCTGACGATGTCACGTAATGCGGCCGCGATCCCGGTGACCACGACCCGCGGGTTGTGCTGCGACGCGGTGTCTGCGCCCTGACCCGCGGCGCTTTCGGCGCGCGCGGTCACCCCCTGGCGGGCCATTGCCGCCTTCCCAATGTCGGCCTCGCTGCCAGTTTGTGGAGTACCGGCCATGGCTTGTCCGGCCATGCCGGACAAGCCCATGTCATTGGCCGTGCTTGCCGGCCCGGCTTCGCACGGTTGCGCCGTGGTCAAGGCCCTGAGCGCCAGCGCGGCGGGGCGGGGCTGTGGAGCCTCGGCGGTCCAGGACGGCGGCACCGACAATGTTCCCACCGTGTTCGTCCCGCCCAGACCAGCGGACAACGTTCCCGGAGGCCGGTTGGTGAGCGTTGCCGGCAACTCCGTCACCGGCGCCGCCCCATTCCCCGGCCAGGGCTGTTGCCCGGCCCAACCGGCGACGATCTCATCGGTGTGCACACCGTTGAGATAGCCGCCGATGGCGAACGGGAGATCGACGCCCCCCGCCATGATCGCCAAGGGGAGGCTTGTGCCCAGGCCGGCAAGCGCGGCCGGCGTGCCGAAGAGGATCGTAATCACCTCGCTCAGCACGTTCAGCGGGTCCGACGGTGGCCCGAAAACCGGCACTGCGGCAAGGTTCTGCAGCGTGTCGGGCACCGCCGAGAACGTTTGGGAGACAGTCGAAACGGTGCTTTGTACGTTTCCGGGTGCCCCGGACAGGGCTTGGCTGACTGCGGCGGCTTGGCTCGCTGTCCCGCCCGGGTGGGTATTCTGTTGTGGTGAGGTGAACGGCGTCAGCGTTGTTGCGGCTGCCGAGGAAGCCGCGTAGCCATACATCGCCGCCGCGTCCTGGGCCCACATCCGTGCGTAGTCGGCCTCGGCGGCCGCAATCGCCGGCGTGTTTTGGCCGAAGAAGTTCGTCGCCACCAGCGTCATCAGCAAGCTGCGATTGGCCGCGATCTCGGGTGGTGGCACTGTCGCTATGAATGCGGCCTCGTAGGCGGCGGCCGCGGCGTTGGCCTGAGCGGCCGTCTGCGCGGCTTGCTCGGCGGTGCTGCTCAGCCATGCGCCATAAGTCGCGGCCGCGGCCGTCATCGCCGCCGATGACGGGCCCGACCAGGAATCGATCAAGTCGGAGATGGCCAGCTGATATGCGCCGGCTGCGGCGTACAGCTCGTCGGCCAGTCCATCCCAGGCTTGCGCGGCAGCCAGCATTGGCCCCGAGCCGGGTCCGGCATACATCCGGCCGGAGTTGATCTCCGGCGGAAATATCGCGAAATCCAAAGCCGCACATTCCTCGTTTCAGAAACCCCCGCTGCGTTTGCAGCCGCACGGCGCCGACACAGTTCAGCGCCCGAGTAGGCGACTTTTTTGCTCCGCGTACTCTTCGTCGGTCACGATGCCCTCGTCGCGCAGCTTGGCGAATTCGCGAAGCTCCGCGGCGACTCCGGTGACCACGGTCCTGGCCTCGGGCTGGGTTGTTTCGTTCGTACCGTCGACCGCCGGACTGTCACCTGC from Mycobacterium shigaense includes these protein-coding regions:
- a CDS encoding PPE family protein, SVP subgroup — encoded protein: MDFAIFPPEINSGRMYAGPGSGPMLAAAQAWDGLADELYAAAGAYQLAISDLIDSWSGPSSAAMTAAAATYGAWLSSTAEQAAQTAAQANAAAAAYEAAFIATVPPPEIAANRSLLMTLVATNFFGQNTPAIAAAEADYARMWAQDAAAMYGYAASSAAATTLTPFTSPQQNTHPGGTASQAAAVSQALSGAPGNVQSTVSTVSQTFSAVPDTLQNLAAVPVFGPPSDPLNVLSEVITILFGTPAALAGLGTSLPLAIMAGGVDLPFAIGGYLNGVHTDEIVAGWAGQQPWPGNGAAPVTELPATLTNRPPGTLSAGLGGTNTVGTLSVPPSWTAEAPQPRPAALALRALTTAQPCEAGPASTANDMGLSGMAGQAMAGTPQTGSEADIGKAAMARQGVTARAESAAGQGADTASQHNPRVVVTGIAAALRDIVRLRDQGWLTHEEFLEHRRRLLGR
- a CDS encoding bifunctional methylenetetrahydrofolate dehydrogenase/methenyltetrahydrofolate cyclohydrolase — translated: MGAITLDGKATRDEIFVDLKERVAALTASGRTPGLGTILVGDDPGSQAYVRGKHADCAKVGITSIRRDLPADISTAKLNETIDELNGNPECTGYIVQLPLPKHLDENAALERVDPGKDADGLHPTNLGRLVLNNPAPLPCTPRGIVHLLRRYGVEIAGAHVVVIGRGVTVGRPLGLLLTRRSENATVTLCHTGTRDLPTLTRQADIVVAAVGVPHLLTAGMVRPGAAVLDVGVSRTDSGLVGDVHPDVWEVAGHVSPNPGGVGPLTRAFLLTNVVELAEKR
- a CDS encoding DUF3017 domain-containing protein — encoded protein: MLVGLIFVIAFVLVGADFWRRGSLLIGIGVGVAAGLRLLLPDERAGLLAVRSKGIDFVTTATVGAAMVYIAWTIDPLGTG
- a CDS encoding FAD-dependent oxidoreductase; this encodes MTTNRGCPVDLSTQRGISRQNFLRGTVGVLATGAMFGATRASADPVNAAAGWSGLASTIGGSVLLPASGAQFSTGKQVFNSLYNNSTPAAVVTVSSQADVQKAVAFATANNLKIAPRGGGHSYIGASSANGTMVLDLRGLPGGANFDGGSGNVTVTPATNLFAVQQACAGSGRAIPIGSCPTVGVAGLTLGGGIGADSRHAGLACDALQSATVVLPSGEVVTASANDHPDLFWALRGGGGGNFGVTTSMTFGTFATGDTDIVRLNFAPSSAVQVLVGWQTWLNGADRNTWAMVDLSVGSGQPDCHILATCPAGGGAAVTDALKSAVGLQPTAVQNKTMNRMDLVTYLAGGSSTSPPRGFVAGSDVVPTINSAAAHAIATAIGQWPASGGQASLLVDPLGGAVADVAPADSAFPWRKQSAVLQWYVEPAANQVTAATQWLSSAHQAVQQFSAGGYVNYLEPNPSASRYFGSNLSQLSAVRQKYDPHKVMFSGLNF
- a CDS encoding DUF732 domain-containing protein, which gives rise to MKVLERTHSWVWMFRQQPLVIRLLMVAAALLTMASAVAAPAGADATADDAFIDALNHAGIDFGQPGNAMAVGESICPMIAQPGGSFAGAVASIRRRGMSPAMAQTFTTIAIQSYCPAEISNLVNGNMSGLPGGAMPGMPGGTPGAGMPGVPGINNVMPGMPGGMPGAPMPGITGAVPGAGVPGGAGAGLPQITGPGI